From Micromonospora echinaurantiaca:
TCCCGAAGGGTCACCGCAACAAGTACGAGGTCGACCACGCGACCGGCCGGATCCGGCTGGACCGCACCCTCTTCACGTCCACCCAGTACCCGGCGGACTACGGCTTCATCGAGGGCACCCTCGGCGAGGACGGCGACCCGCTGGACGCGCTGGTGCTGGTCCCCGAGCCGACCTTCCCGGGCTGCCTGATCCGCTGCCGCACGATCGGCATGTTCCGGATGACGGACGAGAAGGGCGGCGACGACAAGGTCCTCTGCGTCCCCTACGAGGACCCGCGCCAGGAGCACCTGCGCGACATCCACCACCTCGGCGAGTTCGACCGGCTGGAGATCCAGCACTTCTTCGAGGTGTACAAGGACCTCGAACCGGGCAAGTCGGTCGAAGGCGCCACCTGGGTCGGGCGGACCGAGGCCGAGGCCGAGATCCGGGCGTCGTACCAGCGCGCCAAGGAGGCCGCGGAGCGCGGCGAAGCCGGGCACTGACCCACCACGACGTCGTACCGGGCCCGGGAGCCGCTCAGCCGAGCAGCCCCCGGGCCCGTTCGTACAGGTCGAGCACCGCGCAGGCGACCGGCACCACGGAGACCACCAGCGCGGTGTCGGTCAGGTCGGCGAGCCGGCCGAGGTACGGCGAGACCGGCCGGCGGGCGTACGTGCTGCCCGCCGCCACGGCGAGCAGGGCCAGGGCCAGACCACCGGCGACCAGCACCAGCCGGCCCGCCGGAGCGGACCGCGCGGCGAGCACGGCGCCCAGCACGGCGTACCCGGCGAGGCCGGCGACCACCGTCGGCACCCGGTGCCGCAGCGCCACGAAGAGCCGGGAGCGCAGCAGCAGCACCGCACCGGCGACCGCCACCAGCACCCGACCGGCGGTCCCGCCGGCCACCCCGAGCACCAGCGCGGCGGCCGCCGCCAGCACCGCGTGCCCGAGCAGCATGCCGGTCAGCATCTCCTCGGTGCGGGCCACCGCCGCGTAGACCCGGCCCCGGTCGGGCAGGTCCCGGGCCCGGTCGGCGTCATCACCGGGCGCGGCGGTGGGCAGGGTGATCGGCGGCAGCGGCACCTTGCCCAGCCGGATGGCCAGCAGCGGCACCGCCCCGACGGCGAAGACCAGGACGCAGAGCAGCACGGCAGCCGTGCCGGCCGGGTCGAGCGGCAGCCCGCCGAGCGCGGCCAGCGCCCCGCCCACCCCCACCACGGCGCCGGCCACGAAGACCCGCAGCCGGGTGGCGATGCCGACCAGCCCGAGCACCGACCCCAGCAGCAGCGCCACCGAGCCGGCCAGCAGTTCCGGCGCGCCCAGCCAGCGGACCGGAGCGAGCGGACCGACCGGGTCGTCGGAGCTGACCGCCAGGGCGCCGGCCGCCGCCGCGTACGGCAGCGCGTAGCCGCCCAGGGTGGCGCCGACCGGGCCGTCCCCGTGCGCCCGGGACGCCACGGTGCCGGCCAGGGTGAGCAGCAGCGCCACCACGGCCGCCGCGGGCCAGCCGGCCCCGCCCGCCGGGCCACCGGCGAGCACGGCGAGCAGCCCCACCGCCAGCGGCACCGCCGCCCCGGCCAGCACGGCGGCCCGGGTGGCGCCGGGCGACCAGGCGCCGCCCCGCCGCCGGGCGCCGTCCGCGATCGCCTCCACGACGTCGTCGTACTCCAGCTCGGGCCACTCGGCCCGGGCCGGCACCAGGTGCAGCACCTCGCCGTCCCGGACGCCCTGCGGCAGCAGCGCCTGCGCGGTCGTCAGCACCGCCCCGTCGGTACGCCGCAGCACCCAGCCGCCGTGCCGTTCACCGTTGTCGGCCAGCCCCTCGCCGGCGTGCCGCAGCACCTCCGGCAGCAGCTCGGCCAGGGGAACCTGCTCGGGCAGCGCGACGTCCACCCGCCGCTGCGGGGCGCTGATGGTGACCCGGGCGAGCCCGATCGTCATCGACTGATCTCCATATCGGGCGAGGTTGGTGGCTGCGCGGACGACAGGACTTTACCTACCATGAGCCAGGCTCGGGTCACCGTGCGCAGTCAGGAGGTCGGGTGTCCACTGTCGTCATCAAGCGGCCACCCCGCCGTCCGGCGCCGGAGATCCCGGTCGGCGAGCTGCCGGTGGAGGCGCCGCCGGAGATCCCCCCGGTCGCCGGCGGGCGCTGGCAGCAGCTGCTGATGGTGCTGCCGATGCTCGGCGGCACGGTGGCCATGGCGATGATGTTCGGCCGCGGCGGCGGGGCCTACTCGTACGTGGTGGGCGGCATGTTCGGCCTCTCCTCGCTGGCCATGCTGGTGACCTCCTGGGGCAGCGCCGCCGGCACCCCGAAGAAGTCGGAGATGATGGCCGCCCGCCGGGAGTACCTGCGGCACCTCACCGCGCTGCGGCGCCGGGTCCGGCAGACCGCCGGCCAGCAGCGCGCCGGGCTCTACTACCGGCACCCGGACCCGGGCCGGCTCTGGTCGACGGTGGAGAGCCACCGGGTCTGGGAACGCCGTCCCGCCGACCCGGACTTCGCGGTGGTCCGGGTCGCGGTCGGGCCGCAGACCCTGGCCACCCCGCTGGTGCCGCCGGTCACCCGGCCGCTGGAGGAGCTGGAGCCGATGACCGCGGGCGC
This genomic window contains:
- the eccD gene encoding type VII secretion integral membrane protein EccD produces the protein MTIGLARVTISAPQRRVDVALPEQVPLAELLPEVLRHAGEGLADNGERHGGWVLRRTDGAVLTTAQALLPQGVRDGEVLHLVPARAEWPELEYDDVVEAIADGARRRGGAWSPGATRAAVLAGAAVPLAVGLLAVLAGGPAGGAGWPAAAVVALLLTLAGTVASRAHGDGPVGATLGGYALPYAAAAGALAVSSDDPVGPLAPVRWLGAPELLAGSVALLLGSVLGLVGIATRLRVFVAGAVVGVGGALAALGGLPLDPAGTAAVLLCVLVFAVGAVPLLAIRLGKVPLPPITLPTAAPGDDADRARDLPDRGRVYAAVARTEEMLTGMLLGHAVLAAAAALVLGVAGGTAGRVLVAVAGAVLLLRSRLFVALRHRVPTVVAGLAGYAVLGAVLAARSAPAGRLVLVAGGLALALLAVAAGSTYARRPVSPYLGRLADLTDTALVVSVVPVACAVLDLYERARGLLG
- a CDS encoding inorganic diphosphatase; amino-acid sequence: MDFDVTVEIPKGHRNKYEVDHATGRIRLDRTLFTSTQYPADYGFIEGTLGEDGDPLDALVLVPEPTFPGCLIRCRTIGMFRMTDEKGGDDKVLCVPYEDPRQEHLRDIHHLGEFDRLEIQHFFEVYKDLEPGKSVEGATWVGRTEAEAEIRASYQRAKEAAERGEAGH